The sequence TCCCGAGGTGCAGCAGGCGGCCCGTCTCTACATGCCATACCTGGTGGTCCTGCCGGTGATCGCCTGCGCCGCCTTCATGCTGGACGGAATCTTCATCGGCGCCACCCGCTCGCGCGACATGCGCAACATGATGGCGGTCAGCTTTGCGTTCTACGTGGTGGCTGTGGCGCTGATGCTGCCGACGCTGGGCAATCACGGCCTGTGGCTGGCGCTTCTGATCGCCTTCATCGCCCGCGCCGTGACGCTCGGTCTGCGCTACCCGGCGCTGGAGCGGGCGGCGGGCTAGCCCGTCCCGCCTCTCGGGCGCGCCGGTTCAGAGGATCGCGCGGACTTTCTCGGGGGGGCGGCCGATCACGGCGCGCGCCCCGGCAAAGACGATCGGACGTTCGATCAGGATCGGATGGGCCGCCATCGCCGCCAGCAGCGCCGTTTCCGAGGCGTCGGAATCCAGCCCCAGCTCGCGCAGGATCTTCTCTCCGCTCCGCAGCATCCCGTGCAGGCTCCCGAGCCCGAGCGCATCGCGCGCCGCCTCGATCTCGACGGGGGCGGGCGGATCCTCGAGGTAGCGGCGCACCGCGACCTCCGCGCCGGTTTCCTGCAGCAACGACAGGGCCTGCCGCGATTTCGAACAGCGCGGGTTGTGCCAGATGGTGATCACAGCCATTCCTTTCGCCGGCTCGCGACCGCATCCGAAACCTGGTCGAACCCGTCGCGTTCCAGCAGGACATCAAGGCCGCGGGCGATCTCCGCCGCAAGGCCGAGCCCGTGAAACACCAGCGCCGTGTAGAGCTGGACGGCGGAGGCCCCCGCACAGATCTTGGCATAGGCCTGTTCCGCCGATCCGACACCGCCGACCCCGATCAGGGGAATGTCGGTCAGCGTGGACAGACGGGCCAGCACGCGGGTCGACTTGTCAAAGAGCGGCTGGCCCGACAGACCGCCCGCCTGGTGCGCGTGCGACGAGCGCAACCCCTCGCGGTCCAGCGTGGTGTTGGTGGCGATGATCGCGTCGACACCGGCGGTTTCGGCGACCTCCGCCACGTCCGAGATCTCGGCGTCCGACAGGTCGGGCGCGATCTTCAGGAAGACCGGGGTGGTGCCGCGGACGCTCATCACCCCCGCCAAGAGCCCAGCCAGCGCCGCCTTGCCCTGCAGGTCGCGCAGCTTTTCGGTATTGGGCGAGGACACGTTGACCGTCGCGAAATCGACGTGGTCCCGTGCCGCGACCATGACGCCGGTGAAATCGGCCGAGCGGTCGATGCTGGCCTTGTTCGCGCCAAGGTTCAGCCCGACGGGAACGCTGCTGCGGCGCCGCGCCAGCCGATCGCAAATGAGCCGCGCGCCGTCGTTGTTGAACCCGAAACGGTTGATCGCGGCCCCGTCTTCTGTCAGGCGGAACAGGCGGGGGCGGGGGTTTCCCGGCTGGGCGAGAGGCGTCGCCGCCCCCACTTCGAGAAAACCGAAACCGGCCCTCGACAGGGGGCCGACCGCGCGCGCGTTCTTGTCGAAGCCTGCTGCCAGCCCGACGGGGTTGGGCAGGTCGATGCCCGCAACGCGGGTCCGCAGCCGGTCCGAGGTCACCGGGCCGGGTTGCGCCGCAAGCCCGCTGCGCAGCGCCCTGAGCGCCATGCGATGTGCTCTTTCCGGATCAAGTCGGTGCAGGGCCGCGAGGCCCAGCCGCTCCACCGCCGGTCTCATCCGAAGCCGCCTTGGGTCACCGCGCGCGGCGTCGTGCGGATCAGCCGCGAGGTGCGCACCGCCGCCTGCCGGTGGATCACCGCACGCTGGTACTCGGGGTCCGACACCATGGCGAGAAAGGCATGCGCGCTGGGGTAGGCGGCAATGAAGACCGCGTCCCAGGTCTCGTCCTGCGGGCCGATCAGGGTCACGTCGAAACGCCCGCTCCACAGGATGCTGCCGCCGACGCGGGCCAGAACGGGGGCCGAATGCTTGCCATAGAGCGCATAGGCCTCCGCCCCGCTGAGCCCGTCGCGCGCGAGGTCGTGGTCGCCCGGATAGTCGGCCTTGTCCCTGAAGGCGACCAGGTTCAGCATGTTGAGAGGCGCGTCGCGGTCCAGCGCCTTGAACGCGTCGAACTGCGCGCGGTCGGGGTCGATGTATCCTGTCATCGGCTGGCCTCCTCCAGGCCCGCGGGAAACTGGTGCGCGCCGCCGGCGATCGGCAGCGGCTGGGCCCAGACCACGTCGTCCATGGTCAGCCGGCGGTAGAGATGCGGAAACAGCGCGCCGCCGCGGGACGGTTCCCATTTCAGGTCGGCGCCCGCCGCATCGGCGTCGACGGCCACCAGCATCAGCCCCTCGATCCCGGCAAAGTATTTCTCCGCCGTTTCCGGGGCCTGCCCGGCGGTAGAGAAGTGCACGTAACCGTCCGCGACGTCGATCGGTGCGCCCTCTGTGCTGCCGTCGCGGCGCAGGGCCGCCCATTCGTCGGCGAGAAAAATCTTGTATATCAACATGGCGCAGTGATGCCCCGGGAGACGCCAGCGGTCAAGCACCTGCGCCGCCCCGGGCGCAGGGTCATGATCGGGGGCAGGCGCCCCGCTTCTTTATGCCAGAAATACTCCATCACGCGGTTTCGGCCCGTGCACCGGCTGCATGACGCGGCACATCCGCAGACGGGACGGGCTGACCCGGCGGCAGGCGGGATACAAGCCTTTGACAGGGGGCAGGTCGCAGGCCACCATGCGGACATGCATTCCAACGGGGAAAGACCATGACACGATTCTTGACGGGCGCCGCGGCGCTGGCCCTCACGGCCGGCGCGGCCGCCGCCGATTACCAGCTGACCATCCTGCATACCAACGACTTCCACGCGCGGTTCGAGCCGATCAGCAAGTACGACGGACCCTGCGCGGCCGAGGACAACACCGCGGGCGAGTGTTTCGGTGGCTCCGCGCGCCTGATGACGGCGATCACCGAGGCGCGGGCGCGGTCGAACAATTCGATCCTCGTCGATGGCGGCGACCAGTTCCAGGGCACGCTGTTCTATTCGTACTACAAGGGCGCACTGGCCGCCGAGATGATGAACAAGATGGGCTATGACGCGATGACCGTGGGCAACCACGAATTCGACGATGGCCCCGAGGTGCTGAAAGGCTTCATCGACACCATCGACTTTCCGATCCTGATGTCCAATGCCGACGTGTCGGCGGAGCAGCTGCTGGCGGACAGCCTGCCGAAGTCGGTGGTGATCGAGCGCGGCGGCGAGAAACTGGGCCTGATCGGCCTGACCCCGCAGGATACCGACGAACTGGCCAGCCCCGGTGAGAACGTCACCTTTTCCGATCCCGTCGCCGCCGTTCAGGGCGAAGTGGACAAGCTGACCGCCGAAGGCGTGAACAAGATCATCGTGCTGTCGCATTCGGGCTACGCGGTGGACCAGCGCGTCGCGGCCGAGACCACGGGCGTCGACGTGATCGTCGGCGGCCACACGAACACGCTGCTCAGCAACACCAACGATCGTGCCGAAGGCCCCTATCCGACAATGGTGGGGGATGTCGCCATCGTGCAGGCCTATGCCTACGGCAAGTTCCTGGGCGAGCTCAACGTGACCTTCGACGACGAGGGCAAGGTGACCGAAGCGACCGGCGAGCCGCTGATCATGGACGCTGCCGTGACCGAGGACGAGGGCACCGTCGCTCGCATCTCCGAAGCGGCCGCGCCGCTGGAGGAGATCCGGAACAAGGTTGTGGCCGAGGCCACCGACGCCATCGAGGGCAACCGCGATGTGTGCCGCAAGCAGGAATGTTCGATGGGCAATCTCGTCTCGGACGCAATGCTGGCGCGGGTGCGTGACCAAGGCATCGACGTGGCGATATCGAACTCGGGCGGTCTGCGGGCCTCCATCGATGCCGGCGAAGTCACGATGGGCGAGGTTCTGACGGTGCTGCCGTTCCAGAATACCCTGTCCACCTTCCAGGTCACCGGCGAGACGTTGAAGGCGGCGCTCGAGAACGGCGTCAGCCAGATCGAGGAAGGCGCGGGCCGCTTCCCGCAGGTGGCGGGCATGACCTTCGCCTTCGACGCCAGCGCCGAGCCGGGCAGCCGGATCAGCGACGTGACCGTGGGCGGGGAACCGCTCGACCCGGCCAAGACCTATGGCGTGGTCTCAAACAACTACGTGCGCAACGGCGGCGATGGCTACGAGATGTTCAAGACGGCGATGAACCCCTACGACTTCGGACCCGACCTTGCGGACGTCACGGCGGAATATCTTGCCGAGAACGGGCCCTACACGCCCTACACCGACGGTCGCATCACCGCAAAGTAAGGTGGCACTGAGGCCAGTTCAGAGGCGCGGCCGGTCCCGGCCGCGCCTTTTACTTTTTGCACCGGACCTTTTGCCCCCGGATCCTCAGCTGGTGGTTTCCGGGGCCTGCTGCGAGACCTCGACCGTTTGCAGGGCGGATGTCCGGCCCGCGTTGATCGGCTGGAAGCTGGACTTGTCCGCATCGGCCACCGCCTCGCGCTTGGATATCCGCCACAGCGTATAAAGGATCACGACTCCGTGCGAGACTGCCGTGGTGAGGAACAGCGCCCGCACGCCGATCTCCGCCATGGCGAGGCCCGCGACCGTGGGCCCGATGATAGACCCGATCCCGAAGGTCAGCAGCAGCCCGCCCGAGATCTGGATCGCGGTGCCGGGTTCGGCGTGGTCGTTCGCATGGGCGACGATGACCGGGTACATCGCGTAGATCGATCCGCCCAGAAGCGCGGCGAGGGTCAGGTTCAGCGCGCGGCCATCGGGGGCCAGCAGGATGAACGCGAGATCCGCCACCAGTGCCAGCGCCGCGACGCCCACGAGTACCTTGCGGCGGTCCATCCGGTCCGACAGCAGGCCCACCGGCATCTGGATCACCGCTCCGGCGAGGATGGGGATGGAGATGAACAGCGACACCGCCGCCAGCACCAGCCCGACGTTCTGCGCATAGACGGCCGCCAGCGTTCCGAAGGCGGCGTTGGACACGCCGACCCAGAAAACCGCAAAGACGGCCACGGGGGAATTGCGCCACAGCGCCCTGAGGTTGAGCTTGACCGTGACCAGCGGGGCAGGGGTGGAGGAGGAACTGAGCGCGGTCGGCACCAGCGCCATGCAGTAGAAGATCGCGGCCAGCGCAAAGAACAGGAAGCCCGAGGGGTCTCCGATCGTCAGCATCAGCGATCCCGCGGTGCTCGCCGCGAGGTTGACCATGGTGTAGACACCGAAGATGCGCCCGCGCGTTTCGGGGGTGGATTGCTCGCTCAACCAGCTTTCCACGATCATGGCCGCGCCCGCGAAACAGAAGCCGCAGACCCCGCGCAGCACGATCCACGCCCAGGGGGTGATCTGTATGGCGCTGGCCAGCATCGATATGGCGGCGATGGCTGCAAGCGCGCCGAACGCGCGGACATGGCCGACCCTTGCCACCAGGGCCGGCGTCATCAGGCAGCCCGACACATAGCCAAGCGCCCAGCCGGTCCCC is a genomic window of Sulfitobacter alexandrii containing:
- the arsC gene encoding arsenate reductase (glutaredoxin) (This arsenate reductase requires both glutathione and glutaredoxin to convert arsenate to arsenite, after which the efflux transporter formed by ArsA and ArsB can extrude the arsenite from the cell, providing resistance.); its protein translation is MAVITIWHNPRCSKSRQALSLLQETGAEVAVRRYLEDPPAPVEIEAARDALGLGSLHGMLRSGEKILRELGLDSDASETALLAAMAAHPILIERPIVFAGARAVIGRPPEKVRAIL
- a CDS encoding quinone-dependent dihydroorotate dehydrogenase encodes the protein MRPAVERLGLAALHRLDPERAHRMALRALRSGLAAQPGPVTSDRLRTRVAGIDLPNPVGLAAGFDKNARAVGPLSRAGFGFLEVGAATPLAQPGNPRPRLFRLTEDGAAINRFGFNNDGARLICDRLARRRSSVPVGLNLGANKASIDRSADFTGVMVAARDHVDFATVNVSSPNTEKLRDLQGKAALAGLLAGVMSVRGTTPVFLKIAPDLSDAEISDVAEVAETAGVDAIIATNTTLDREGLRSSHAHQAGGLSGQPLFDKSTRVLARLSTLTDIPLIGVGGVGSAEQAYAKICAGASAVQLYTALVFHGLGLAAEIARGLDVLLERDGFDQVSDAVASRRKEWL
- a CDS encoding DUF1330 domain-containing protein codes for the protein MTGYIDPDRAQFDAFKALDRDAPLNMLNLVAFRDKADYPGDHDLARDGLSGAEAYALYGKHSAPVLARVGGSILWSGRFDVTLIGPQDETWDAVFIAAYPSAHAFLAMVSDPEYQRAVIHRQAAVRTSRLIRTTPRAVTQGGFG
- a CDS encoding DUF952 domain-containing protein, which encodes MLIYKIFLADEWAALRRDGSTEGAPIDVADGYVHFSTAGQAPETAEKYFAGIEGLMLVAVDADAAGADLKWEPSRGGALFPHLYRRLTMDDVVWAQPLPIAGGAHQFPAGLEEASR
- a CDS encoding bifunctional metallophosphatase/5'-nucleotidase produces the protein MTRFLTGAAALALTAGAAAADYQLTILHTNDFHARFEPISKYDGPCAAEDNTAGECFGGSARLMTAITEARARSNNSILVDGGDQFQGTLFYSYYKGALAAEMMNKMGYDAMTVGNHEFDDGPEVLKGFIDTIDFPILMSNADVSAEQLLADSLPKSVVIERGGEKLGLIGLTPQDTDELASPGENVTFSDPVAAVQGEVDKLTAEGVNKIIVLSHSGYAVDQRVAAETTGVDVIVGGHTNTLLSNTNDRAEGPYPTMVGDVAIVQAYAYGKFLGELNVTFDDEGKVTEATGEPLIMDAAVTEDEGTVARISEAAAPLEEIRNKVVAEATDAIEGNRDVCRKQECSMGNLVSDAMLARVRDQGIDVAISNSGGLRASIDAGEVTMGEVLTVLPFQNTLSTFQVTGETLKAALENGVSQIEEGAGRFPQVAGMTFAFDASAEPGSRISDVTVGGEPLDPAKTYGVVSNNYVRNGGDGYEMFKTAMNPYDFGPDLADVTAEYLAENGPYTPYTDGRITAK
- a CDS encoding MFS transporter translates to MLRQFLPVSALLLGSAFLLFAGGINGLILPVRGNIEGFSAISLGLLGTGWALGYVSGCLMTPALVARVGHVRAFGALAAIAAISMLASAIQITPWAWIVLRGVCGFCFAGAAMIVESWLSEQSTPETRGRIFGVYTMVNLAASTAGSLMLTIGDPSGFLFFALAAIFYCMALVPTALSSSSTPAPLVTVKLNLRALWRNSPVAVFAVFWVGVSNAAFGTLAAVYAQNVGLVLAAVSLFISIPILAGAVIQMPVGLLSDRMDRRKVLVGVAALALVADLAFILLAPDGRALNLTLAALLGGSIYAMYPVIVAHANDHAEPGTAIQISGGLLLTFGIGSIIGPTVAGLAMAEIGVRALFLTTAVSHGVVILYTLWRISKREAVADADKSSFQPINAGRTSALQTVEVSQQAPETTS